Proteins from one Spirochaetaceae bacterium genomic window:
- a CDS encoding ATP-binding protein, which produces MARSDLLVSLVKAGSSGDVARARSVTEAIIAEERAKRHNVLAERLSEAMHVNGGGPGAVKFTGHGQRHREFLLELTPRRRIEELVLSDLARRACDELIDEQHGAALLRAHSLEPRHRVLLVGPPGNGKTSLAEAIAEALAVPFFVVRYEAMIGSFLGETAARLKRVFDYARTTPCVLFFDEFDAVGKERGDVHETGEIKRVVTSLLMQVDDLPSYTVVVAATNHAELLDRAAWRRFQVRLLLNPPTRGDLTTYIARFAATLDEPLGRTPDIIAKNLGAISYAEAEEFCRDIRRRSTLAMGEQPLGTIVADRLKLWAEQSRASDTTQRDI; this is translated from the coding sequence ATGGCGCGGAGCGACCTCCTCGTTTCGCTGGTGAAGGCCGGATCGAGCGGTGACGTGGCGCGCGCCCGCTCCGTCACGGAAGCGATCATCGCCGAGGAGCGCGCAAAGCGTCACAATGTGCTTGCTGAACGGCTGTCGGAGGCGATGCACGTCAACGGCGGAGGTCCCGGGGCGGTGAAGTTTACCGGCCATGGCCAACGCCACCGGGAGTTTCTGCTTGAGTTGACTCCTCGCCGGCGGATCGAGGAACTGGTCCTTTCCGATCTTGCACGGCGGGCATGCGACGAGTTGATCGACGAGCAGCATGGGGCCGCGTTGCTGCGGGCGCACTCGCTTGAGCCACGGCACCGGGTGCTGCTGGTGGGACCTCCCGGCAACGGCAAGACGTCCCTCGCGGAGGCCATAGCGGAAGCCTTGGCGGTGCCGTTCTTCGTAGTCCGCTACGAAGCGATGATCGGCAGTTTTCTCGGGGAGACCGCCGCCCGCCTGAAGCGTGTCTTTGACTATGCCCGCACGACCCCCTGCGTGTTGTTCTTCGACGAGTTCGATGCGGTGGGTAAGGAGCGCGGCGACGTTCACGAGACCGGTGAGATCAAACGGGTGGTCACATCGCTGCTGATGCAGGTGGACGATCTGCCAAGCTATACCGTGGTGGTGGCCGCCACCAACCACGCCGAACTGCTTGATCGCGCTGCGTGGCGCCGGTTCCAGGTTCGCCTCTTGCTCAATCCGCCGACCCGGGGAGACTTGACAACGTATATCGCACGGTTCGCTGCTACCCTTGACGAGCCGCTGGGCCGGACACCCGACATCATCGCCAAGAATCTGGGCGCGATCAGCTACGCGGAGGCCGAGGAGTTCTGTCGGGACATACGGCGACGCAGCACCCTCGCGATGGGAGAGCAGCCGCTCGGGACCATCGTTGCCGACCGGCTAAAGCTCTGGGCCGAGCAGTCGCGCGCATCCGACACCACCCAGAGGGATATATAG